Proteins encoded by one window of Haematobia irritans isolate KBUSLIRL chromosome 2, ASM5000362v1, whole genome shotgun sequence:
- the lilli gene encoding AF4/FMR2 family member lilliputian isoform X1, with translation MDMKKLSKPRMDDYEYERKQRREREKSERQQVQTSSSSNREVALFPEPRRVNPSEDDDNIAAKLGDYSKVREYINLYTVGISNSGHRQMPANAVLPGIVPTSPASSASSSLISPLPSSSSSMRLLPPQSSSQSQQPPHHYQQHQQQLRQAPYVKQADNKPPYNGRGGYPGQPVNRSSSGMAPPKGPPSSSSSLMPPTTAHMPNGRQTSSSSANEKSYLGPPAPTMHNGRFSQPSIPKQRQKPAFPSEENDINDILNHVTSTFRPPTMLTAIDATPHNTLMENYNLSEPNKHKYSFDISAKVGAIEPLMDSPPRNEMPAPRFVPPLSAGAPSATQMPSTQSASSNSNSSLSASSSSMSSSTYIAPLPPANASVSANSNVISTSSSSGQSASLLPSSLNSAAYTASPTVPLSPLMGRPKDTGFLKPFKSEKPTPPPLERQNNPVALDLELSESDDDRVKQNRSALNTSDSSPSDSSESGSESSKSEPNQPTPATSHHHLQQQQQMSNALASKKKIGGPGSTAGSSSSSGLGSSAPPSGGSSSSSSNKTPSPSNTTKWQLSRYFNKAPMHQTPTQDVVSPSTTSVMNSVNSMNVANINMPITLRGGAQIIPEQLTNIKNESMLDDNEEDDGDDVVESVPSRRSRSKKDSGKNDTFPHSSLAAASAAFPTRKTPASLSVTPLSPMLTDIKKEASTPHPNLVLGPTQQHMADYLAMNSNQIKHETMVLGGGHTTVTPCDVEGFSNLSSNSNSSDEGTRERLPVCGPGGTLQIPGVPAAITALPRSPPIMQKAAVPNTVTMIPIGPLPSSPPSVAGSRALSATQPTPTRAKKPRKKLKQAQSAALAPDTSDEEQEEIGKQRLTSPAGAATKTITTPGGTKKGRGRPRKTPNQSGNLSSASSASASAKGPTLTAKKDISKKPSPASSTTPSSKESSATARRRMSRLSSTAQEPPVSVTAPVKPLPTTAATKPIPPPSHATPKSKETISNTSDDSSSSSDSSSYSNSKSSSSSSDSESEATKKIAPIGSCPTVSSSSDDDDDVMRQKSTAAALDNAKSNDGKTKATKRIVKKLNPPRKSSLEDLSTASSTKVHNICLSSASSSSSESSAEDFRHGASFVSQQTSTGAAAVASNNTGSGGGGSSSQRSVNQQSPFKVASALSNRNRKHTPCSSAFSSESSAEDNSDSDSGEPTKEKKLKRDKPKSDKNKISTLTRIFKSSNEGGAKKQGQVVIVDQSEEQQQQQQQQKHISPALRGSQENLSAAQNSLQNTPTAQSPRLTPGGQLRSPRSLPMQPLVTQVLTAGCMMATASHRTPDRAPFDRATTSAERKLQQRIKTPTRTPTRTPPTTRTPTPTPTPAAPASAIATTNPPSASPVASVAAPTSLPSRLPSSLICKIDLSRLLHIPAEWHANTYRLYGGQTLSGQNSTPASAGRTPIYDHETILNADLQSCNTQMRLKSSSGGGTGSGGGSGNVTPRSTGNRTPLQATSTISTASERELSHSRESLHEIVKDNGNTGRLSSRSTDGSIGGGGTTPKDLSAQLLPPGPPNGYSSVAAMARGYPSPSALIGGKLGLAGVKHEQMIKHEPDANEYGSCNETKFKPDATSTDPAHIKQELLILKQDYKPSDLLNITEKTAALCSPKDQMQLLDAKPRRKRSSSSSSSPYKEKKRKKEKERDKEKDKEKEKEKDREKDKDREKISLEKDNKERDSNGDSLKTNKTGSLDTDLISSNGQTQKEDVQILSQQFPPTNHERLLPEKSTQQEQNEKSKSNNNNNNDSNGNSNNLMSNVSSTASPAHLENCSTATTVTATTATAQPPQPPASIMPPPSNVGGLLPTMTTTTSSTPSSTSASTAALTPQTTMAMVPPITTISNSSKPTILPTSSSVSGNNNPTTMSKSVASSGNNVTAPVPQVIYRSYFERDDDAISDEFRFVAESLIEYSNSSTYSTNNNNTTNSSVTAKFQNLFQNKDKDNNKFLQEAVQRKHAADREQNTFNQVALYLEAVVYFLLTGAAMEQHSRSEDPAWTMYKDTLSLIKYISSKFRHLQVQSSNQHETHNKVAILSLRCQSLISLKLYKLKRGFCRQVNNLCTEFFKSGKGDIINGNTSSSISPSNSVGSQGSGSNTPPGKIVPQDIHSALHQQNQFFNYLASSHELWDQADRLVRQGNHTDFFIALDHENGPLTLHSNVYEVFRYVQAGLKKLKDEMLIQ, from the exons CATGGATGACTATGAATATGAGCGCAAACAACGAAGAGAACGCGAGAAATCGGAGAGGCAGCAGGTgcaaacatcatcatcatctaatCGCGAGGTAGCACTTTTTCCAGAACCCAGGCGTGTTAATCCCTCTGAAGATGACGACAACATTGCTGCAAAATTGGGTGATTATTCCAAAGTCAGAGAATATATTAATCTATATACGGTGGGCATTTCCAATTCGGGACATCGGCAAATGCCCGCTAATGCGGTGCTGCCAGGAATTGTGCCGACAAGTCCTGCTTCGTCTGCTAGCTCTTCGTTAATATCACCATTACCTTCGTCATCATCCTCAATGCGGCTTCTGCCGCCGCAATCTTCGTCACAATCACAGCAACCGCCACACCACTatcaacaacatcaacaacagTTAAGACAAGCGCCTTATGTTAAACAGGCTGATAATAAACCACCGTATAATGGACGTGGTGGATATCCTGGACAACCTGTGAATCGTTCAAGTAGTGGTATGGCACCACCCAAAGGACCACCGAGTTCTTCAAGTTCTCTAATGCCTCCAACCACAGCTCATATGCCAAATGGACGTCAAACGTCATCTTCGTCAGCGAATGAAAAATCATATCTCGGACCACCAGCTCCCACAATGCACAATGGTCGATTTTCACAGCCCtcaataccaaaacaacgccaaAAACCAGCATTTCCATCTGAG GAGAACGATATCAATGATATTCTGAACCATGTCACGTCTACATTTCGCCCTCCGACAATGCTTACTGCCATCGATGCTACACCGCACAATACTCTAATGGAAAACTATAATCTCAGTGAGCCGAATAAACataaatacagttttgataTTTCGGCAAAAGTAGGTGCGATAGAGCCATTAATGGATTCACCACCCCGAAATGAAATGCCAGCACCCAGATTTGTGCCACCCTTGTCTGCGGGAGCACCATCAGCAACACAGATGCCTTCTACACAATCTGCCTCTAGTAATTCAAACTCCTCCTTGTCCGCCTCTTCCTCATCCATGTCATCTAGCACGTATATAGCTCCACTTCCACCTGCCAATGCATCAGTCTCAGCCAATAGTAATGTAATATCTACCTCCTCTTCCTCTGGGCAGTCTGCTTCGTTGTTGCCATCATCTCTGAATAGTGCTGCCTATACTGCATCACCTACAGTGCCCCTGTCGCCTTTAATGGGCCGGCCAAAGGACACAGGTTTTCTAAAACCATTTAAGTCCGAAAAGCCAACACCTCCGCCTTTAGAAAGACAAAATAATCCGGTGGCCCTGGACTTAGAGCTATCGGAGTCCGATGATGACCGGGTGAAACAAAACCGCTCCGCTTTAAATACAAGTGACAGTTCTCCATCCGATTCCAGTGAATCGGGGAGTGAGTCTTCGAAAAGTGAACCTAATCAACCCACACCCGCTACATCCCATCATCAtttacaacagcaacaacaaatgtcaaatgCCCTTGCATCGAAAAAGAAGATTGGCGGTCCTGGAAGTACGGCTGGCAGTAGCAGTTCATCGGGTCTGGGTTCTTCGGCACCACCCTCAGGCGGTTCATCGTCGTCGTCCTCCAATAAAACCCCTTCGCCATCAAATACAACCAAATGGCAGCTTAGTAGATATTTCAACAAGGCTCCTATGCACCAGACTCCCACCCAAGATGTGGTTTCACCATCTACGACTTCCGTGATGAATTCCGTGAATTCTATGAATGTGGCCAATATAAATATGCCCATTACATTACGTGGTGGGGCTCAAATCATACCCGAACAGTTAACGAATATCAAGAACGAATCGATGCTCGATGACAATGAGGAAGATGATGGCGATGACGTTGTGGAAAGCGTACCATCACGAAGATCGCGATCAAAGAAGGACTCTGGTAAAAATGACACATTCCCCCATTCGAGTTTGGCTGCAGCATCTGCTGCCTTTCCAACACGAAAAACTCCAGCTAGTCTCTCTGTAACACCCTTATCGCCTATGCTAACCGACATTAAAAAGGAGGCTTCCACACCTCATCCCAATTTGGTATTGGGACCAACACAGCAACATATGGCCGATTATTTGGCCATGAATTCGAATCAAATTAAGCATGAGACCATGGTTTTGGGCGGTGGTCATACAACAGTAACTCCATGTGATGTTGAAGGTTTTAGTAATCTATCATCCAATAGCAATAGTAGTGACGAGGGAACTCGAGAACGATTGCCTGTATGCGGCCCAGGAGGCACTTTACAAATCCCAGGCGTTCCGGCCGCAATCACTGCTCTGCCTCGATCACCACCTATTATGCAAAAAGCCGCCGTACCAAATACTGTAACCATGATACCTATAGGACCTCTGCCATCATCGCCTCCCTCTGTTGCTGGGAGCAGAGCACTTTCTGCAACGCAACCAACACCGACAAGAGCTAAAAAGCCTCGCAAGAAATTGAAGCAAGCACAAAGTGCTGCATTGGCGCCGGATACTAGTGATGAAGAGCAAGAGGAGATAGGCAAGCAACGATTAACATCACCTGCAGGGGCGGCTACTAAAACTATAACTACTCCCGGTGGAACGAAGAAAGGAAGAGGGCGACCTCGCAAAACCCCCAATCAGAGTGGTAATTTGAGTTCAGCTTCATCTGCCTCAGCTTCAGCCAAGGGGCCAACTTTAACAGCCAAAAAAGATATCAGCAAAAAACCATCACCTGCCTCTAGTACAACTCCTTCGTCAAAGGAGTCATCAGCTACGGCTCGAAGAAGAATGTCAAGGCTAAGTTCCACTGCACAAGAACCGCCGGTGTCTGTTACAGCACCAGTTAAACCACTTCCTACGACAGCGGCAACCAAGCCGATACCACCACCATCACATGCAACACCAAAGTCTAAAGAAACGATTTCCAACACCAGCGATGATTCCAGTTCTTCGTCGGATTCCTCAtcgtattcaaattcgaaatcatCATCCTCTTCTTCAGATTCAGAATCTGAGGCTACCAAAAAGATAGCTCCCATTGGTTCTTGTCCCACAGTTTCATCATCCTCGGATGATGACGACGATGTTATGAGGCAAAAGTCTACTGCCGCCGCTTTGGACAATGCGAAATCAAACGATGGCAAAACAAAGGCAACAAAACGAATTGTAAAGAAACTAAATCCTCCTCGCAAATCTTCATTAGAGGATCTGTCAACGGCATCATCAACAAAGGTTCACAATATATGCTTGTCTTCAGCCTCATCCTCGTCATCAGAATCATCGGCTGAAGATTTTCGTCATGGTGCATCGTTTGTAAGTCAGCAAACGTCGACAGGCGCCGCGGCAGTGGCATCCAACAATACTGGTAGCGGTGGTGGTGGAAGTTCTTCACAACGTTCGGTAAATCAGCAGTCCCCGTTTAAAGTTGCTAGTGCTTTATCAAACCGTAATCGAAAACACACTCCATGTTCGAGTGCCTTCTCTTCGGAATCGAGTGCAGAAGATAATTCCGATTCAGATTCTGGTGAGCCTACAAAGGAAAAG aaattaaaacgTGATAAGCCTAAaagtgataaaaataaaatcagtaCTTTGACTCGCATATTCAAGTCATCCAATGAAGGTGGTGCTAAGAAACAGGGTCAAGTCGTCATTGTGGATCAATctgaagaacaacaacaacagcaacaacaacaaaaacatatttCCCCAGCTTTAAGAGGTTCGCAAGAGAATTTGTCGGCAGCACAGAATTCTTTGCAAAATACTCCAACGGCACAATCACCCCGTTTAACGCCCGGTGGTCAGCTAAGGTCACCCAGATCTCTTCCAATGCAACCATTGGTCACTCAGGTATTGACTGCGGGCTGTATGATGGCGACAGCCTCACATCGTACACCAGACCGTGCGCCTTTCGACCGTGCCACCACAAGTGCGGAAAGGAAATTACAACAACGTATAAAGACTCCAACAAGGACTCCGACCCGAACACCGCCCACAACAAGGACACCAACACCCACACCCACACCCGCCGCCCCTGCATCAGCCATTGCAACGACAAATCCACCAAGTGCTTCTCCGGTTGCTTCGGTGGCTGCGCCTACATCACTGCCCTCACGCTTACCATCGTCGTTGATATGTAAAATTGATCTCTCCCGTTTGTTACACATACCCGCAGAATGGCATGCGAATACTTATCGTTTGTATGGTGGCCAGACTTTAAGTGGTCAAAACTCAACACCTGCTAGCGCTGGACGCACTCCAATCTACGATCATGAAACAATACTCAATGCTGATCTGCAATCTTGTAATACACAAATGCGTTTGAAATCATCTTCCGGGGGTGGCACTGGCAGTGGTGGTGGTAGCGGTAATGTAACCCCAAGAAGCACGGGAAATCGTACACCACTCCAAGCTACTTCGACAATATCTACAGCATCGGAAAGAGAACTATCGCATTCAAGGGAAAGTTTACATGAAATTGTCAAAGATAATGGTAATACAGGTCGCCTAAGTAGTCGTTCAACAGATGGCAGCATTGGTGGAGGTGGAACAACACCAAAAGATCTTAGTGCACAGTTATTGCCTCCAGGCCCTCCAAATGGCTACAGTTCTGTAGCTGCTATGGCTCGGGGATATCCATCTCCTAGTGCCCTCATAGGGGGTAAACTCGGCTTAGCCGGGGTGAAACACGAACAAATGATCAAACATGAGCCTGATGCCAATGAATACGGCAGTTGTAATGAGACAAAATTCAAGCCGGATGCCACTTCTACAGATCCAGCACACATCAAACAAGAATTGCTAATACTCAAACAGGATTACAAGCCCAGTGATTTGTTGAATATTACAGAGAAAACTGCTGCATTATGTTCGCCAAAAGATCAAATGCAATTGCTAGATGCTAAACCACGACGTAAACGAAGTTCCAGTTCTAGTTCAAGTCCTTATAAAGAAAAGAAACGGAAAAAGGAAAAGGAGAGAGATAAAGAGAAGGACAAAGAGAAGGAAAAAGAAAAAGACAGGGAAAAAGATAAAGATAGAGAGAAGATTTCATTGGAAAAAGATAACAAGGAAAGGGATTCGAATGGAGATTCATTAAAGACTAACAAGACAGGCTCTCTAGACACCGATTTGATTAGTTCCAATGGACAGACTCAG AAGGAAGATGTCCAAATACTAAGTCAACAGTTTCCTCCCACCAATCATGAGCGGTTACTGCCCGAAAAATCAACGCAGCaggaacaaaatgaaaaatcaaaaagtaacaacaataacaataatgacAGTAATGGCAACAGTAATAATTTAATGAGTAACGTTTCAAGTACTGCCAGTCCTGCGCATTTGGAAAATTGTAGCACTGCGACAACGGTTACAGCAACTACTGCAACAGCACAACCACCTCAACCTCCTGCGTCAATAATGCCACCACCATCTAATGTAGGCGGACTGTTGCCAACAATGACGACAACAACATCCTCAACGCCTTCATCTACGTCTGCATCCACTGCAGCATTAACACCACAAACGACAATGGCAATGGTACCACCAATCACTACCATATCCAATTCCTCCAAGCCCACAATATTACCCACATCGTCTTCAGTTTCGGGCAACAATAATCCTACAACAATGTCAAAAAGTGTGGCCAGCAGTGGTAATAATGTTACAGCGCCAGTACCACAAGTTATATACCGTTCCTATTTTGAGCGTGATGATGATGCGATAAGCGATGAATTCAGGTTTGTTGCGGAATCACTTATAGAATATTCGAATTCCTCTACCTActccaccaacaacaacaacactacaAATTCCTCCGTTACggccaaatttcaaaatttattccaaaa CAAAGACAAGGATAACAATAAATTTCTTCAAGAGGCTGTCCAACGAAAGCATGCAGCAGATCGTGAACAAAATACATTCAATCAAGTTGCTTTGTATTTGGAGGCAGTGGTCTATTTTCTATTAACAGGAGCAGCCATGGAACAACACAGTCGTTCTGAAGATCCAGCATGGACCATGTACAAGGACACATTGTCATTGATTAA atatatttcatccaaatttcgtCACTTACAAGTGCAGTCATCAAATCAACACGAAACTCACAACAAAGTTGCTATATTGAG TCTTCGCTGTCAATCGTTGATTTCTCTCAAGCTGTATAAACTCAAAAGAGGTTTCTGCCGTCAAGTCAATAATCTATGCACGGAATTCTTTAAATCCGGCAAAGGTGATATTATTAATGGTAACACATCGTCTTCGATATCTCCATCAAATTCGGTAGGTTCACAG